The following are encoded together in the Euryarchaeota archaeon genome:
- a CDS encoding peroxidase-related enzyme (This protein belongs to a clade of uncharacterized proteins related to peroxidases such as the alkylhydroperoxidase AhpD.): MPHVKIIDEADATGRLKEIYDDTRRKRGSIANILKSQSLLPETLAAHLDFYLAIQFGKNSENGLTRAQREMLAVVVSAANRCDYCVAHHADALDRYWREEPRTKALAEDFRNARLSPAETALAGFAERLTKSPGAVGAGDVEELKKVGWKDEAILQTILTTGYFNFVNRLAIGAGVAVDDVEKPYDY; this comes from the coding sequence ATGCCACACGTCAAGATAATCGACGAGGCGGATGCCACTGGTCGCCTCAAAGAGATCTACGACGACACGCGCCGAAAACGCGGCTCCATCGCAAACATCCTCAAATCACAGAGCCTCCTCCCAGAGACCCTCGCCGCCCACCTCGACTTCTACCTCGCGATACAGTTCGGGAAGAACTCCGAGAACGGTCTCACGCGGGCGCAGCGCGAGATGCTCGCAGTCGTCGTATCCGCCGCCAACCGCTGCGACTACTGTGTCGCGCACCACGCGGACGCGCTCGACCGGTACTGGAGGGAGGAGCCGCGCACGAAAGCGCTCGCCGAGGATTTCAGGAATGCTCGTCTCTCTCCGGCCGAGACCGCCTTGGCGGGTTTCGCCGAGAGGTTGACGAAGAGTCCCGGCGCGGTCGGCGCCGGCGACGTCGAGGAACTCAAGAAGGTCGGCTGGAAGGATGAGGCGATACTGCAGACGATCCTGACGACGGGTTACTTCAACTTCGTGAACAGGCTTGCCATCGGGGCTGGCGTCGCGGTCGACGATGTGGAGAAGCCTTACGACTACTGA